One window of Papaver somniferum cultivar HN1 chromosome 9, ASM357369v1, whole genome shotgun sequence genomic DNA carries:
- the LOC113311287 gene encoding uncharacterized protein LOC113311287 → MLFNAFKIQSGKSTPLHPQSNGQAEETNKTIAYILKKKLEGYNKGWCEQVHNAVWAYRTTRREATGMSPFCLTYEVEAVLPTKVIIPTTKKEAWEKNLNTDLILTKLDVEENREIALQHMQNYHKRIAREYNKRVKVREFHPGELMLREIPPYLKGGDGKLEKSGMDHI, encoded by the coding sequence ATGTTGTTTAACGCGTTCAAGATCCAAAGCGGAAAATCAACTCCTTTACACCcgcaaagcaacggacaagctgAGGAAACCAACAAAACTATTGCATatatattgaagaagaagttggaaggaTACAATAAAGGATGGTGTGAACaagtgcataatgcagtatgggcatacagaacGACACGGAGAGAAGCTACAGGAATGTCACCTTTCTGCCTAACATACGAAGTTGAGGCGGTGCTGCCAACTAAAGTAATTATTCCTACAACCAAAaaagaagcatgggagaagaatttGAACACGGACTTGATATTAACAAAACTTGATGTAGAAGAAAATAGAGAGATTGCTCTGCAACATATGCAAAATTACCACAAAAggatagctcgagaatataacaaGCGCGTCAAGGTAAGAGAATTCCATCCGGGAGAACTAATGCTGAGAGAAATACCGCCTTATCTGAAAGGAGGAGACGGAAAACTGGAAAAAAGTGGGATGGACCATATATAA